From the Ciona intestinalis chromosome 2, KH, whole genome shotgun sequence genome, one window contains:
- the LOC778542 gene encoding transcription factor protein (The RefSeq protein has 1 substitution compared to this genomic sequence), whose protein sequence is MDNSAYSAMHHHMMTSGPMQHHDPSCYPPSPYSDPAAISREALFFQSIHPAFAGGIENYLDPKYASDPAAFASRLPYLPFHAAYGVYDYGFEPAFIRKRNERERQRVKCVNEGYARLREHLPDEYAEKRLSKVETLRGAIQYIKQLQDMLGLDKEAKRKKRKRKAAEGEEGDKLEKIEDKQNQLTEKATSGNNVLRAAQDLLVDSQCSFAESKQPSSTQTHLQKQNLRFKDVQCSYAGHDNIYQSHHTRSNTHPQVQHSSINNEVLPSPVECDRNYYGWQNCDLNRFYQYENQRYTEASDCSRHYDSSDVIARQRCENRDVTDSFQTNFMTAHSHIKDAYATARYPRPQTSRNGFETRGGDSDGFKSDNSPISLGASP, encoded by the exons ATGGACAACTCCGCTTACAGTGCAATGCACCATCATATGATGAACTCGGGCCCAATGCAACATCATGACCCATCATGTTACCCCCCATCACCGTATTCTGACCCAGCAGCCATTTCCCGCGAAGCTTTATTTTTCCAGTCAATCCACCCTGCTTTCGCTGGCGGCATTGAGAACTACCTGGACCCGAAGTACGCATCAGATCCTGCAGCTTTCGCATCCAGGTTGCCGTATCTACCCTTCCATGCTGCTTACGGCGTCTACGATTACGGATTCGAGCCGGCTTTTATCCGAAAGCGGAACGAACGCGAGAGGCAGCGAGTAAAATGTGTGAATGAAGGCTACGCAAGGTTGCGCGAGCATCTTCCGGACGAATACGCGGAGAAAAGACTAAGCAAg GTTGAGACACTCAGAGGAGCGATTCAGTATATCAAACAACTACAGGATATGCTCGGCTTGGATAAAGAGGCAAAAAGGAAGAAGCGGAAGAGGAAAGCAGCAGAAGGGGAAGAGGGGGACAAGTTGGAGAAGATAGAAGATAAACAGAATCAACTTACTGAAAAGGCAACATCCGGAAACAACGTGCTTCGTGCTGCACAAGATTTGCTGGTCGATTCCCAATGTTCATTTGCCGAATCGAAACAGCCATCCAGCACGCAAACACATTTGCAAAAGCAGAACCTCAGATTCAAAGACGTTCAATGTTCATACGCAGGACATGACAATATATACCAAAGCCACCACACTCGAAGCAACACACATCCACAAGTTCAGCATtcatcaattaacaacgaggTTCTGCCTTCCCCTGTCGAATGCGATCGAAACTACTACGGCTGGCAAAACTGTGACCTAAATCGGTTTTATCAATACGAGAACCAGCGTTATACCGAAGCAAGCGACTGCTCACGTCACTACGATTCGAGTGACGTCATCGCCAGGCAAAGATGCGAGAACCGTGACGTAACCGACTCgtttcaaacaaattttatgaCTGCACATTCGCACATAAAAGACG CTTATGCAACTGCCCGATATCCAAGACCGCAAACAAGTAGAAACGGTTTCGAAACTCGGGGCGGGGACTCTGACGGTTTCAAGTCGGACAACAGCCCTATCAGCCTGGGGGCTTccccatga
- the LOC100184149 gene encoding cubilin-like isoform X3 translates to MKTSLLFPGLFVFLVTLEATTLAQCTSGPGASCSMLRMMGGVGYTSPYYSASTHPGNNPHNLNCHYRINAQSTSNVIKVLFRRFNLEHHTCCNYDYVAVYEGVSTSSRLIGKYCGRNSSFTVQGRGPYMYIHYHTDRSVHSTGFQFRFSVSASATPSCDQLSIGGGPGTGFITSPNYPSNYPHKADCRYRINAGSASRTITLRFTAFNLESHSYCRYDFVEVRKTINAHCAPNARKYCGTTLPATQVITGQQYVYIHFFTDNSVARSGFRMQWTVSGTSGPGASCSMPRLTGGVGYTSPYYSASTHPGNNPHNLNCHYRINAQSTSNVIKVLFRRFNLEHHTCCNYDYVAVYEGVSTSSRLIGKYCGRNSSFTVQGRGPYMYIHYHTDRSVHSTGFQFRFSVSASATPSCDQLSIGGGPGTGFITSPNYPSNYPHKADCRYRINAGSASRTITLRFTAFNLESHSYCRYDFVEVRKTINAHCAPNARKYCGTTLPATQVITGQQYVYIHFFTDNSVARSGFRLQWTVSGGPPTCGTGYQWTRFYNRDLPSGNCDCENFRDLKRQYPEICNNRASVDVVDATTGIDYRVYGQVVNINTASERGFSCFNRDQPNGQRCRNYKIRFCCPISNQGATLHI, encoded by the exons ATGAAGACATCACTTTTGTTCCCCGGACTTTTCGTTTTCCTTGTTACCCTTGAAGCCACTACACTAGCACAAT GCACATCTGGACCTGGAGCTTCATGCAGCATGCTCCGTATGATGGGTGGTGTGGGATACACTTCGCCTTACTACAGCGCATCAACCCATCCAGGAAACAATCCTCACAATCTCAACTGTCACTACAGAATCAACGCTCAGAGCACCTCCAACGTCATCAAAGTATTGTTTAGACGGTTCAACTTGGAACATCACACTTGTTGCAA CTACGACTACGTTGCGGTTTACGAAGGTGTTTCTACATCGTCCCGTTTGATTGGAAAATATTGTGGAAGGAATTCTTCATTTACTGTCCAAGGACGTGGACCATACATGTACATACACTACCATACTGATAGATCCGTGCATTCGACTGGATTCCAATTCCGATTTAGTGTGtcag CCTCAGCAACACCATCTTGCGACCAACTATCAATTGGGGGAGGACCAGGCACTGGTTTTATAACTTCACCAAACTATCCATCAAATTATCCTCATAAGGCTGATTGTAGATACCGAATTAATGCTGGAAGTGCATCTCGTACCATCACGTTGAGGTTCACCGCTTTCAATTTGGAAAGTCACAGTTATTGCAG ATATGACTTTGTCGAAGTCCGAAAAACAATTAATGCACACTGCGCACCAAACGCTAGAAAATACTGCGGAACAACCCTGCCAGCAACACAAGTAATAACCGGCCAACAATATGTTTACATTCACTTCTTTACCGACAACAGTGTGGCAAGATCTGGATTCAGGATGCAATGGACAGTTTCAG GCACATCTGGACCTGGAGCTTCATGCAGCATGCCCCGTTTGACGGGTGGTGTGGGATACACTTCGCCTTACTACAGCGCATCAACCCATCCAGGAAACAATCCTCACAATCTCAACTGTCACTACAGAATCAACGCTCAGAGCACCTCCAACGTCATCAAAGTATTGTTTAGACGGTTCAACTTGGAACATCACACTTGTTGCAA CTACGACTACGTTGCGGTTTACGAAGGTGTTTCTACATCGTCCCGTTTGATTGGAAAATATTGTGGAAGGAATTCTTCATTTACTGTCCAAGGACGTGGACCATACATGTACATACACTACCATACTGATAGATCCGTGCATTCGACTGGATTCCAATTCCGATTTAGTGTGtcag CCTCAGCAACACCATCTTGCGACCAACTATCAATTGGGGGAGGACCAGGCACTGGTTTTATAACTTCACCAAACTATCCATCAAATTATCCTCATAAGGCTGATTGTAGATACCGAATTAATGCTGGAAGTGCATCTCGTACCATCACGTTGAGGTTCACCGCTTTCAATTTGGAAAGTCACAGTTATTGCAG ATATGACTTTGTCGAAGTCCGAAAAACAATTAATGCACACTGCGCACCAAACGCTAGAAAATACTGCGGAACAACCCTGCCAGCAACACAAGTAATAACCGGCCAACAATATGTTTACATTCACTTCTTTACCGACAACAGTGTGGCAAGATCTGGATTCAGGTTGCAATGGACAGTTTCAG GTGGACCTCCCACCTGCGGGACTGGTTACCAATGGACCCGATTTTACAACCGAGATCTACCGAGTGGTAACTGCGATTGCGAAAATTTCAGGGACTTGAAAAGACAATACCCAGAGATTTGCAATAACCGTGCTAGCGTCGATGTTGTAGACGCTACGACCGGTATCGATTATCGAGTATACGGACAAGTGGTCAACATTAACACTGCGAGTGAACGAGGTTTCTCGTGTTTTAACCGAgaccaacccaatggtcaaaGATGCCGAAACTACAAAATCAGATTCTGCTGCC CTATTTCAAACCAGGGAGCGACACTACATATTTGA
- the LOC100181763 gene encoding testicular haploid expressed gene protein-like yields the protein MSVESATRRIDELAQCKKTPPGFIEDRRSVYWVDKKPPQPPTVFAVSERLEELVKSKSGHRDFVPDRPSPIWKVPTAALHFPERRRLKQLAQPKPFHQQWIPMRSAYTVVSESAKQGAPTKRLIELARPKTYDPLLVKSNSSWDWGEWKSDIPKESLNHVASGRLEQLAEAKPTPKSYEENRGVMWPVSLAAKTAEASTRQQQLAKPKTRTALDQDYDPYKVSFAARNAVASPRIEEIATAIPRKVRAKK from the exons ATGAGCGTAGAATCAG CGACGCGACGCATTGATGAATTGGCTCAGTGCAAGAAGACGCCACCTGGTTTTATCGAGGACAGACGGTCTGTGTATTGGGTGGATAAGAAGCCGCCACAACCACCCACTGTATTCG CTGTAAGTGAGCGATTGGAAGAGTTAGTTAAGAGCAAGTCGGGCCACAGAGACTTTGTACCGGACCGCCCATCTCCAATCTGGAAAGTTCCAACCGCTGCTTTACATTTCCCGGAAAGAAGAAGGTTGAAACAACTTGCTCAACCTAAGCCGTTTCACCAACAGTGGATACCAATGCGCTCAGCTTACACGGTCGTAAGCGAATCCGCTAAACAAGGAGCGCCGACAAAAAG ACTTATTGAACTTGCTCGACCGAAAACATACGATCCTCTACTTGTTAAATCGAACAGTTCGTGGGACTGGGGAGAGTGGAAAAGTGACATTCCCAAGGAATCGTTGAATCACGTCGCGTCTGGAAGATTGGAACAACTTGCCGAAGCGAAACCAACACCGAAATCTTACGAGGAAAATCGGGGAGTGATGTGGCCTGTATCTCTTGCGGCGAAGACAGCCGAG GCCAGCACACGGCAACAGCAACTAGCGAAACCGAAAACGAGGACAGCGCTTGACCAAGACTATGACCCTTACAAGGTTTCCTTCGCCGCAAGAAACGCCGTTGCCTCGCCGAGAATTGAAGAAATTGCCACCGCTATTCCACGCAAAGTGCGGGCGAAAAAGTAG
- the LOC100186482 gene encoding sodium-coupled neutral amino acid transporter 9-like has product MSTATERTALLADKNVEEQDTTDVDGSTDDGNEKQSSFVTIFSIWNVMMGTSLVSMPWGYTEAGLATSLVVHVAMVTMTVYTAYIILVCAANMVDPVTKKIPELIDMCRILIGPWTIWLNIIGSSIVFGGALIVYWILMVELLYNSVNSFYYFSDPTTNHTISTLSPHNVTCQLHADLQQTGIPEWWKKLVLPFIFIPLFLPILQLRKITFFSRLGAFGTLSVVILIISVIYKCVTWGFNANFNDTHSIHYIPQFKSSFPSLSGLLAMAFFLHNSLTTIFKHNKYQANNVRDLFAGYTLAFLTYTVIALSIYLAFPGPKSCIKQNFLDNLSYNDEVALAAQLVLFLRMLTVFPIVAYIFRVQLFTLISGVEYPGKFQVAIFNVLLITSCVLCAVFFPNVGDIIRYAGAFCGMMIMFVLPCTVRYIYKRKQGTTNNIETIVLVIVSILGVVNFIGQFTVSD; this is encoded by the exons ATGTCAACTGCTACGGAAAGAACAGCTTTGTTAGCAGATAA AAATGTCGAAGAACAAGATACGACCGACGTGGATGGTTCTACAGACGATGGGAACGAGAAGCAAAGCAGTTTTGTAACCAT CTTCTCCATATGGAACGTAATGATGGGAACGTCTTTGGTTTCTATGCCGTGGGGATACACTGAGGCAGGACTTGCAACGAGTTTGGTTGTTCATGTTGCTATGGTGACGATGACGGTGTATACTGCGTACATTATCCTGGTATGCGCTGCTAATATGG TTGATCCCGTTACAAAGAAAATACCAGAGTTAATCGACATGTGCAGAATATTGATCGGACCATGGACGATTTGGTTGAATATAATTGGTTCAAGCATTGTATTTGGAGGAGCTTTAATAGTTTATTGGATTCTGATGGTGGAACTTCTTTACAACTCTGTAAACTCATTTTACT ACTTTAGCGATCCAACCACCAACCATACGATATCTACATTGAGTCCTCACAATGTTACATGTCAACTACATGCAGACTTACAGCAAACAG GAATACCAGAGTGGTGGAAAAAGTTAGTTCTTCCATTTATCTTCATCCCATTATTTCTACCAATTCTTCAATTACGAAAAATCACCTTTTTTTCGCGATTGGGAGCTTTTGGGACGTTGTCAGTTGTCATTCTGATTATATCTGTGATTTATAAATGTGTCACTTGGGGGTTTAATGCAAACTTCAATGACACACACAGCATCCACTATATACCTC AATTTAAATCCTCATTTCCTTCACTATCTGGGTTACTAGCTATGGCTTTTTTCCTCCATAATTCACTAACCACCATCTTTAAACACAACAAGTATCAAGCTAACAAT gtTCGTGATTTATTTGCTGGATATACTTTGGCATTTCTGACTTACACTGTGATTGCTCTTTCCATCTACCTCGCGTTCCCTGGCCCCAAGTCTTGTATTAAACAG AACTTCTTGGACAATTTGTCGTACAATGATGAAGTTGCACTTGCTGCTCAACTGGTTCTTTTCCTGCGAATGTTGACTGTATTTCCAATAGTGGCATATATCTTTCGTGTTCAACTTTTTACTTTGATCAGTGGAGTGGAATATCCTGG AAAATTCCAGGTGGCTATATTCAATGTCTTGCTGATAACATCGTGTGTGTTATGTGCTGTGTTCTTTCCTAATGTTGGTGACATTATCAG ATATGCTGGTGCCTTCTGCGGTATGATGATTATGTTTGTACTACCATGCACTGTACGATATATCTACAAACGAAAGCAAGGCACTACTaataatattgaaacaatagtgttggtgattgtttcaATACTTGGGGTGGTGAATTTTATCGGCCAGTTTACTGTTTCTGATTAA
- the LOC100184149 gene encoding cubilin-like isoform X1: protein MKTSLLFPGLFVFLVTLEATTLAQCTSGPGASCSMLRMMGGVGYTSPYYSASTHPGNNPHNLNCHYRINAQSTSNVIKVLFRRFNLEHHTCCNYDYVAVYEGVSTSSRLIGKYCGRNSSFTVQGRGPYMYIHYHTDRSVHSTGFQFRFSVSASATPSCDQLSIGGGPGTGFITSPNYPSNYPHKADCRYRINAGSASRTITLRFTAFNLESHSYCRYDFVEVRKTINAHCAPNARKYCGTTLPATQVITGQQYVYIHFFTDNSVARSGFRMQWTVSGTSGPGASCSMPRLTGGVGYTSPYYSASTHPGNNPHNLNCHYRINAQSTSNVIKVLFRRFNLEHHTCCNYDYVAVYEGVSTSSRLIGKYCGRNSSFTVQGRGPYMYIHYHTDRSVHSTGFQFRFSVSASATPSCDQLSIGGGPGTGFITSPNYPSNYPHKADCRYRINAGSASRTITLRFTAFNLESHSYCRYDFVEVRKTINAHCAPNARKYCGTTLPATQVITGQQYVYIHFFTDNSVARSGFRLQWTVSGGSPTLGGPPTCGTGYQWTRFYNRDLPSGNCDCENFRDLKRQYPEICNNRASVDVVDATTGIDYRVYGQVVNINTASERGFSCFNRDQPNGQRCRNYKIRFCCPISNQGATLHI from the exons ATGAAGACATCACTTTTGTTCCCCGGACTTTTCGTTTTCCTTGTTACCCTTGAAGCCACTACACTAGCACAAT GCACATCTGGACCTGGAGCTTCATGCAGCATGCTCCGTATGATGGGTGGTGTGGGATACACTTCGCCTTACTACAGCGCATCAACCCATCCAGGAAACAATCCTCACAATCTCAACTGTCACTACAGAATCAACGCTCAGAGCACCTCCAACGTCATCAAAGTATTGTTTAGACGGTTCAACTTGGAACATCACACTTGTTGCAA CTACGACTACGTTGCGGTTTACGAAGGTGTTTCTACATCGTCCCGTTTGATTGGAAAATATTGTGGAAGGAATTCTTCATTTACTGTCCAAGGACGTGGACCATACATGTACATACACTACCATACTGATAGATCCGTGCATTCGACTGGATTCCAATTCCGATTTAGTGTGtcag CCTCAGCAACACCATCTTGCGACCAACTATCAATTGGGGGAGGACCAGGCACTGGTTTTATAACTTCACCAAACTATCCATCAAATTATCCTCATAAGGCTGATTGTAGATACCGAATTAATGCTGGAAGTGCATCTCGTACCATCACGTTGAGGTTCACCGCTTTCAATTTGGAAAGTCACAGTTATTGCAG ATATGACTTTGTCGAAGTCCGAAAAACAATTAATGCACACTGCGCACCAAACGCTAGAAAATACTGCGGAACAACCCTGCCAGCAACACAAGTAATAACCGGCCAACAATATGTTTACATTCACTTCTTTACCGACAACAGTGTGGCAAGATCTGGATTCAGGATGCAATGGACAGTTTCAG GCACATCTGGACCTGGAGCTTCATGCAGCATGCCCCGTTTGACGGGTGGTGTGGGATACACTTCGCCTTACTACAGCGCATCAACCCATCCAGGAAACAATCCTCACAATCTCAACTGTCACTACAGAATCAACGCTCAGAGCACCTCCAACGTCATCAAAGTATTGTTTAGACGGTTCAACTTGGAACATCACACTTGTTGCAA CTACGACTACGTTGCGGTTTACGAAGGTGTTTCTACATCGTCCCGTTTGATTGGAAAATATTGTGGAAGGAATTCTTCATTTACTGTCCAAGGACGTGGACCATACATGTACATACACTACCATACTGATAGATCCGTGCATTCGACTGGATTCCAATTCCGATTTAGTGTGtcag CCTCAGCAACACCATCTTGCGACCAACTATCAATTGGGGGAGGACCAGGCACTGGTTTTATAACTTCACCAAACTATCCATCAAATTATCCTCATAAGGCTGATTGTAGATACCGAATTAATGCTGGAAGTGCATCTCGTACCATCACGTTGAGGTTCACCGCTTTCAATTTGGAAAGTCACAGTTATTGCAG ATATGACTTTGTCGAAGTCCGAAAAACAATTAATGCACACTGCGCACCAAACGCTAGAAAATACTGCGGAACAACCCTGCCAGCAACACAAGTAATAACCGGCCAACAATATGTTTACATTCACTTCTTTACCGACAACAGTGTGGCAAGATCTGGATTCAGGTTGCAATGGACAGTTTCAG GTGGATCTCCCACACTAGGTGGACCTCCCACCTGCGGGACTGGTTACCAATGGACCCGATTTTACAACCGAGATCTACCGAGTGGTAACTGCGATTGCGAAAATTTCAGGGACTTGAAAAGACAATACCCAGAGATTTGCAATAACCGTGCTAGCGTCGATGTTGTAGACGCTACGACCGGTATCGATTATCGAGTATACGGACAAGTGGTCAACATTAACACTGCGAGTGAACGAGGTTTCTCGTGTTTTAACCGAgaccaacccaatggtcaaaGATGCCGAAACTACAAAATCAGATTCTGCTGCC CTATTTCAAACCAGGGAGCGACACTACATATTTGA
- the LOC100184104 gene encoding 26S proteasome non-ATPase regulatory subunit 13-like gives MTNISAEDFLKEFNTSGLPAEALEEFKQIEELYTKKLWHQLTESLVRFVKYDCFKQGTMLLDIYKHFISDFESKINPLALMEMLCPFVIRQFSDSAEALAFLEKIKEKSKANLEAKLLCLTAIGNIHLLGNNFEATKKVMEECEAILGDLTGISSVHGRYYELCSNYHQILSHHNEYYKDALRYLGCTDLDTISVPEQQERAFNLGLAGILGDKVFNFGELLQHPVLDSLKDTPRQWLIDLLLTFNSGDIEQLNQLRPYWSAQPDLIANELKLKQKIMLLCLMEMTFARPSNNRHLKFTEIATNTGIPVEEVEILAMKAMSLGLVQGTIDQVEEEIHMQWVQPRVLDKQQVGKMKGKLSTWCNDVLSMESLVSSNAQEILT, from the exons atgactaACATATCAGCCGAAGATTTCTTAAAAGAATTTAACACCTCTGGTTTACCTGCTGAAGCGTTGgaagaatttaaacaaattgaagAACTCTACACTAAAAA ACTGTGGCACCAACTGACTGAAAGTCTCGTTCGATTTGTAAAGTATGATTGCTTTAAACAG GGAACAATGTTGCTTgatatatacaaacattttatcaGTGATTTTGAAAGCAAGATAAATCCACTTGCGCTGATGGAAATGTTATGTCCGTTTGTAATTCGCCAATTCTCAG ACTCTGCAGAGGCATTGGCATTTTtggagaaaataaaagaaaaaagcaaagCTAACCTGGAAGCAAAACTTCTGTGTCTAACTGCTATTGGAAACATTCATTTGCTTGGAAACAACTTTGAGGCCACTAAG AAAGTTATGGAAGAATGTGAAGCAATATTGGGTGATCTGACTGGTATTTCATCAGTCCATGGAAGATATTACGAACTGTGTAGTAATTATCATCAAATACTAAGCCACCACAATGAGTATTACAAAGATGCTTTAAGATATCTAGGATGTACTGACCTGGATACGATATCAG TACCTGAACAACAAGAGAGAGCCTTTAACCTCGGTTTAGCTGGAATATTAGGTGATAAAGTGTTCAACTTTGGAGAATTG TTGCAACACCCAGTGTTAGACTCCCTGAAAGACACGCCACGTCAGTGGTTGATTGATTTACTTCTTACTTTCAACTCTGGTGACATTGAACAACTTAATCAACTTCGTCCATACTGGAGTGCACag ccGGATTTGATCGCAAATGAGTTAAAATTGAAACAGAAGATAATGTTGCTTTGTTTAATGGAG atGACATTTGCACGACCATCAAACAACCGGCATTTAAAGTTTACAGAAATAGCTACAAACACTGGAATCCCAGTAGAGGAAGTTGAAATATTAGCGATGAAAGCGATGTCATTGGGTTTAGTGCAAGGTACCATTGATCAG GTTGAGGAGGAAATCCATATGCAGTGGGTACAACCGAGGGTACTGGACAAACAACAG GTTGGTAAAATGAAAGGCAAGTTATCAACATGGTGTAATGATGTCTTATCCATGGAATCTCTCGTTTCATCAAACGCTCAAGAAATTCTCACTTAA
- the LOC100184149 gene encoding cubilin-like isoform X2 → MKTSLLFPGLFVFLVTLEATTLAQCTSGPGASCSMLRMMGGVGYTSPYYSASTHPGNNPHNLNCHYRINAQSTSNVIKVLFRRFNLEHHTCCNYDYVAVYEGVSTSSRLIGKYCGRNSSFTVQGRGPYMYIHYHTDRSVHSTGFQFRFSVSASATPSCDQLSIGGGPGTGFITSPNYPSNYPHKADCRYRINAGSASRTITLRFTAFNLESHSYCRYDFVEVRKTINAHCAPNARKYCGTTLPATQVITGQQYVYIHFFTDNSVARSGFRMQWTVSGTPGASCSMPRLTGGVGYTSPYYSASTHPGNNPHNLNCHYRINAQSTSNVIKVLFRRFNLEHHTCCNYDYVAVYEGVSTSSRLIGKYCGRNSSFTVQGRGPYMYIHYHTDRSVHSTGFQFRFSVSASATPSCDQLSIGGGPGTGFITSPNYPSNYPHKADCRYRINAGSASRTITLRFTAFNLESHSYCRYDFVEVRKTINAHCAPNARKYCGTTLPATQVITGQQYVYIHFFTDNSVARSGFRLQWTVSGGSPTLGGPPTCGTGYQWTRFYNRDLPSGNCDCENFRDLKRQYPEICNNRASVDVVDATTGIDYRVYGQVVNINTASERGFSCFNRDQPNGQRCRNYKIRFCCPISNQGATLHI, encoded by the exons ATGAAGACATCACTTTTGTTCCCCGGACTTTTCGTTTTCCTTGTTACCCTTGAAGCCACTACACTAGCACAAT GCACATCTGGACCTGGAGCTTCATGCAGCATGCTCCGTATGATGGGTGGTGTGGGATACACTTCGCCTTACTACAGCGCATCAACCCATCCAGGAAACAATCCTCACAATCTCAACTGTCACTACAGAATCAACGCTCAGAGCACCTCCAACGTCATCAAAGTATTGTTTAGACGGTTCAACTTGGAACATCACACTTGTTGCAA CTACGACTACGTTGCGGTTTACGAAGGTGTTTCTACATCGTCCCGTTTGATTGGAAAATATTGTGGAAGGAATTCTTCATTTACTGTCCAAGGACGTGGACCATACATGTACATACACTACCATACTGATAGATCCGTGCATTCGACTGGATTCCAATTCCGATTTAGTGTGtcag CCTCAGCAACACCATCTTGCGACCAACTATCAATTGGGGGAGGACCAGGCACTGGTTTTATAACTTCACCAAACTATCCATCAAATTATCCTCATAAGGCTGATTGTAGATACCGAATTAATGCTGGAAGTGCATCTCGTACCATCACGTTGAGGTTCACCGCTTTCAATTTGGAAAGTCACAGTTATTGCAG ATATGACTTTGTCGAAGTCCGAAAAACAATTAATGCACACTGCGCACCAAACGCTAGAAAATACTGCGGAACAACCCTGCCAGCAACACAAGTAATAACCGGCCAACAATATGTTTACATTCACTTCTTTACCGACAACAGTGTGGCAAGATCTGGATTCAGGATGCAATGGACAGTTTCAGGtacac CTGGAGCTTCATGCAGCATGCCCCGTTTGACGGGTGGTGTGGGATACACTTCGCCTTACTACAGCGCATCAACCCATCCAGGAAACAATCCTCACAATCTCAACTGTCACTACAGAATCAACGCTCAGAGCACCTCCAACGTCATCAAAGTATTGTTTAGACGGTTCAACTTGGAACATCACACTTGTTGCAA CTACGACTACGTTGCGGTTTACGAAGGTGTTTCTACATCGTCCCGTTTGATTGGAAAATATTGTGGAAGGAATTCTTCATTTACTGTCCAAGGACGTGGACCATACATGTACATACACTACCATACTGATAGATCCGTGCATTCGACTGGATTCCAATTCCGATTTAGTGTGtcag CCTCAGCAACACCATCTTGCGACCAACTATCAATTGGGGGAGGACCAGGCACTGGTTTTATAACTTCACCAAACTATCCATCAAATTATCCTCATAAGGCTGATTGTAGATACCGAATTAATGCTGGAAGTGCATCTCGTACCATCACGTTGAGGTTCACCGCTTTCAATTTGGAAAGTCACAGTTATTGCAG ATATGACTTTGTCGAAGTCCGAAAAACAATTAATGCACACTGCGCACCAAACGCTAGAAAATACTGCGGAACAACCCTGCCAGCAACACAAGTAATAACCGGCCAACAATATGTTTACATTCACTTCTTTACCGACAACAGTGTGGCAAGATCTGGATTCAGGTTGCAATGGACAGTTTCAG GTGGATCTCCCACACTAGGTGGACCTCCCACCTGCGGGACTGGTTACCAATGGACCCGATTTTACAACCGAGATCTACCGAGTGGTAACTGCGATTGCGAAAATTTCAGGGACTTGAAAAGACAATACCCAGAGATTTGCAATAACCGTGCTAGCGTCGATGTTGTAGACGCTACGACCGGTATCGATTATCGAGTATACGGACAAGTGGTCAACATTAACACTGCGAGTGAACGAGGTTTCTCGTGTTTTAACCGAgaccaacccaatggtcaaaGATGCCGAAACTACAAAATCAGATTCTGCTGCC CTATTTCAAACCAGGGAGCGACACTACATATTTGA